Proteins encoded together in one Kitasatospora albolonga window:
- a CDS encoding glycerophosphodiester phosphodiesterase, with the protein MFVRTATASTTAAAVLGAGALLLPAAQPQDADARTPDRQASPVVVAHRGASGYAPENTLAAADAAKALGIDWVENDVHRTKDGVLVVLHDSSLKRTTNVEEVFPGRAPWAVKDFTAAEIAKLDAGSWFGSQFAGVRVPTLTQFVNRLERNRQKLLLEIKSPASYPGIERDILKVLRKEGWLNPLHVRDRLVIQSFGAASIKEVHTLRPDITTGFLGTPAVADLPAYAAFTDQINPSHTTIGADYVAAVQRLKGPHGKRLRVNTWTVNDAANAVKVRAYGVDGIITNYPDVVRDATR; encoded by the coding sequence GTGTTCGTACGCACCGCAACCGCCTCCACCACCGCGGCGGCCGTACTCGGCGCCGGCGCCCTGCTGCTGCCCGCCGCCCAGCCGCAGGACGCGGACGCCCGCACCCCGGACCGGCAGGCGAGCCCCGTCGTCGTGGCCCACCGGGGCGCCTCGGGCTACGCACCGGAGAACACGCTCGCCGCGGCGGACGCCGCGAAGGCGCTCGGCATCGACTGGGTGGAGAACGATGTCCACCGCACCAAGGACGGTGTGCTGGTCGTGCTGCACGACAGCAGCCTGAAGCGCACGACGAACGTCGAGGAGGTCTTCCCCGGCCGTGCCCCGTGGGCGGTCAAGGACTTCACCGCCGCGGAGATCGCGAAGCTGGACGCGGGGAGCTGGTTCGGGTCCCAGTTCGCGGGGGTGCGGGTGCCGACGCTGACCCAGTTCGTGAACCGCCTGGAGCGCAACCGCCAGAAGCTGCTCCTGGAGATCAAGAGCCCGGCGTCCTACCCGGGCATCGAGCGGGACATCCTGAAGGTGCTGCGCAAGGAGGGGTGGCTGAACCCCTTGCACGTACGGGACCGGCTGGTCATCCAGAGCTTCGGCGCCGCCAGCATCAAGGAGGTGCACACCCTGCGCCCCGACATCACCACCGGCTTCCTGGGCACCCCGGCGGTGGCCGACCTCCCCGCGTACGCGGCGTTCACCGACCAGATCAACCCCTCGCACACGACGATCGGCGCCGACTACGTGGCAGCCGTGCAGCGGCTCAAGGGCCCGCACGGCAAGCGGCTGAGGGTGAACACCTGGACGGTCAACGACGCGGCGAACGCGGTGAAGGTCCGTGCGTACGGTGTCGACGGCATCATCACCAACTACCCCGACGTGGTGCGCGACGCCACGCGCTGA
- a CDS encoding cysteine methyltransferase, with protein sequence MNSHGLDGEPVVEWSVVGSAIGPLLLAATSTGLVSVVFHARPGVRDAALAQLRTRLGAEPVEAPGSARLAEPIRRLAAYFAGERQDFGLGLDWSLTSGFHREVLRELESTVPYGTVVGYGELAARVGRPEGAQAVGAAMGSNPLPVVVPCHRVVESDGGLGGFGGGLETKRQLLALEGVLPQPLF encoded by the coding sequence ATGAACAGTCACGGGCTCGATGGGGAGCCGGTCGTCGAATGGTCCGTCGTGGGCAGCGCCATCGGGCCGCTGCTGCTCGCCGCGACCTCCACCGGTCTGGTGAGCGTGGTCTTCCACGCCCGCCCCGGCGTACGGGACGCGGCGCTCGCGCAGCTGCGGACCCGGCTGGGCGCGGAGCCGGTGGAGGCCCCCGGCTCCGCACGGCTGGCCGAGCCGATACGTCGGCTCGCGGCGTACTTCGCGGGCGAGCGGCAGGACTTCGGCCTCGGTCTGGACTGGTCGCTGACGTCCGGGTTCCACCGCGAGGTGCTCCGCGAGCTGGAGTCCACGGTGCCCTACGGGACGGTCGTCGGGTACGGGGAGCTGGCCGCGCGGGTCGGCCGGCCGGAGGGCGCGCAGGCGGTGGGGGCCGCCATGGGGTCCAACCCGCTGCCGGTGGTGGTGCCCTGCCACCGGGTGGTGGAGAGCGACGGCGGACTTGGAGGGTTCGGGGGCGGGCTGGAGACGAAGCGGCAGCTGCTGGCGTTGGAGGGGGTGCTTCCGCAGCCGCTGTTCTAG
- a CDS encoding MFS transporter: protein MLVVSQILGGLGVAIGIALAPMLATEVTGSEALSGLAPTASVAGTALLSLPLAALMTSRGRRPGLVLAYLVGALGGGLVVLGTVVRSFPLLLLGMAAFGAGSSANLQARFAAADLVGPERRGRAISTVIWATTIGSVLGPNIAAPAGRLFHGTPVPETAGPYLWSAAAFLLAGAVVAVLLRPDPLLTARALAPRSTQGEQKRSLRAGIAAVRESPMAKLAMVTVAVSHTAMVSIMVMTPVHLGRHGADLQLIGLVISGHIAGMYAFSPVMGWLADRFGRLSVIGLTVGLLSGAALLAGTAGPRHGQTALGLFVLGLGWSAGMIAGSALLTDSVPQAARAAVQGLSDLTMNAAAGIGGAAAGLIVAQWGYGPLNAIGAALLLPVAALALRRSLKGAGGAGA from the coding sequence GTGCTCGTCGTCAGCCAGATACTCGGCGGCCTCGGCGTGGCCATCGGTATCGCCCTGGCGCCGATGCTGGCCACCGAGGTGACCGGCTCCGAGGCGCTGTCCGGGCTGGCCCCGACCGCGTCCGTCGCCGGTACGGCGCTGCTGTCGCTGCCGCTGGCCGCCCTGATGACCTCGCGCGGCCGACGCCCCGGCCTGGTGCTCGCCTATCTGGTCGGTGCCCTCGGCGGCGGCCTGGTGGTCCTCGGCACGGTGGTGCGCAGCTTCCCGTTGCTGCTGCTCGGGATGGCCGCGTTCGGCGCCGGGTCCTCCGCCAATCTCCAGGCCCGGTTCGCGGCGGCCGACCTGGTCGGGCCGGAGCGGCGGGGCCGGGCGATCTCCACCGTCATCTGGGCCACCACGATCGGCTCGGTGCTGGGCCCCAACATCGCCGCCCCGGCGGGCCGCCTGTTCCACGGGACGCCGGTGCCCGAGACCGCGGGCCCCTACCTCTGGTCCGCCGCCGCCTTCCTCCTCGCCGGAGCGGTCGTGGCCGTCCTGCTGCGCCCGGACCCGCTGCTCACGGCGCGCGCCCTGGCCCCGCGGAGCACCCAGGGCGAGCAGAAGCGGTCCCTGCGCGCCGGGATCGCGGCCGTCCGGGAGTCACCGATGGCCAAGCTGGCCATGGTGACCGTCGCCGTGTCGCACACCGCGATGGTGTCGATCATGGTGATGACCCCGGTCCATCTGGGTCGGCACGGGGCGGACCTCCAGCTGATCGGGCTGGTCATCAGCGGGCACATCGCGGGCATGTACGCGTTCTCGCCGGTAATGGGGTGGCTGGCCGACCGGTTCGGCCGACTCTCCGTGATCGGCCTGACGGTCGGCCTGCTGAGCGGCGCGGCGCTGCTCGCGGGCACGGCGGGGCCCCGGCACGGGCAGACCGCCCTGGGCCTGTTCGTGCTCGGCCTCGGCTGGTCGGCGGGGATGATCGCCGGTTCGGCGCTGCTCACCGACTCCGTACCGCAGGCCGCCCGGGCGGCCGTGCAGGGCCTGTCCGACCTGACCATGAACGCGGCGGCGGGCATCGGCGGAGCGGCGGCCGGACTGATCGTCGCCCAGTGGGGGTACGGCCCGCTGAACGCCATCGGGGCCGCGCTGCTGCTGCCGGTGGCCGCGCTCGCGCTGCGCCGGAGCCTGAAGGGGGCGGGCGGCGCCGGGGCATGA
- a CDS encoding pseudouridine-5-phosphate glycosidase, translated as MPQNTDTSYEPVLSAEVRAALADGLPVVALESTIIAHGLPRPRNLRVARELEGTVRSAGAVPATIAVLDGRAHVGLEKDQLERVAADPAVRKLGHRDLAPALALGASGATTVSATAFLAARAGLRVFATGGLGGVHREWAENQDESADLRLLARTGITVVCAGVKSILDVPATLQRLETLGVGIVGYGTGHFPGFYLSSCGLPVDWTVHSPEEVVEVIRAKEALGGPEAALIVANPVPEQDQLDPALHDRVLAEALDACRERGITGQGVTPFLLDQLMRRTEGASLEANLAAVRGNVRLAAEIAAAAAVQ; from the coding sequence ATGCCACAGAACACCGACACCTCCTACGAGCCGGTCCTCTCCGCCGAAGTACGCGCGGCCCTGGCCGACGGGCTGCCCGTCGTGGCCCTGGAGTCGACGATCATCGCGCATGGGCTGCCGCGCCCCCGCAACCTCCGGGTGGCACGCGAACTGGAAGGGACCGTCCGGTCCGCCGGGGCGGTCCCGGCCACCATCGCCGTCCTGGACGGGCGGGCCCATGTGGGTCTGGAGAAGGACCAGTTGGAGCGGGTCGCCGCGGACCCGGCGGTCCGGAAGCTGGGCCACCGCGATCTCGCCCCCGCACTGGCGCTCGGGGCGAGCGGGGCGACGACGGTCTCCGCGACAGCGTTCCTGGCGGCGCGGGCGGGGCTGCGCGTCTTCGCGACCGGAGGGCTCGGGGGCGTCCACCGGGAATGGGCCGAGAACCAGGACGAGTCGGCCGATCTGCGGCTGCTCGCCCGTACCGGAATCACCGTGGTCTGCGCGGGCGTGAAGTCGATCCTCGACGTCCCGGCGACGCTCCAGCGGCTGGAGACCCTCGGGGTGGGCATCGTCGGTTACGGCACCGGGCACTTCCCCGGCTTCTATCTGAGCAGCTGCGGCCTGCCGGTCGACTGGACCGTGCACAGCCCCGAGGAGGTGGTGGAGGTGATCCGGGCGAAGGAGGCGCTGGGCGGCCCGGAGGCCGCGCTGATCGTCGCCAACCCCGTACCGGAACAGGACCAGTTGGACCCCGCCCTGCACGACCGGGTGCTCGCGGAGGCGCTCGACGCGTGCCGGGAGCGCGGGATCACGGGGCAGGGCGTGACCCCGTTCCTGCTGGACCAGCTGATGCGGCGGACCGAGGGCGCGTCGCTGGAGGCGAACCTGGCGGCGGTACGCGGGAACGTGCGGCTCGCGGCGGAGATCGCCGCAGCGGCAGCCGTACAGTGA
- a CDS encoding sugar kinase codes for MSPAGAGRGLLVVGDVVTDVVALHGSGLVHGTDNAARIRSLPGGAGANVACWAVRSGCRDVALLARAGAESADWHREALERAGVRALLAVDAEVATATVIALVDAAAERTFLTDSGAVLRLATEDFAPSMLDGTGWLHLSGYLLFVATSRAAARLALRTALERGIPVSVDPASAGFLAELGPKRFLEYAEGAELLLPNADEARLLTGLPEPADAAAELSRTFPRVAVTLGAGGAVLAAGGAVTGRVRAGPVREPVDSTGAGDAFTGGFLAALLAGADDRAAAEAGCRAGAEAVATVGGRPST; via the coding sequence GTGAGCCCTGCCGGGGCGGGCCGGGGGCTCCTGGTGGTGGGGGACGTGGTGACGGACGTGGTGGCGCTCCACGGCTCCGGGCTCGTCCACGGTACGGACAACGCGGCCCGCATCCGGTCCCTGCCGGGCGGCGCGGGGGCCAACGTCGCCTGCTGGGCGGTGCGTTCGGGATGCCGGGACGTGGCGCTGCTGGCCAGGGCCGGGGCGGAGTCCGCCGACTGGCACCGGGAGGCGCTGGAGCGGGCGGGGGTGCGGGCGCTGCTGGCGGTGGACGCGGAGGTGGCGACCGCGACCGTCATCGCGCTGGTGGACGCCGCCGCCGAGCGGACGTTCCTCACCGACAGCGGGGCCGTACTGAGGCTCGCCACCGAAGACTTCGCGCCCTCGATGCTCGACGGCACGGGGTGGCTGCACCTCTCCGGCTACCTCCTGTTCGTCGCCACCAGCCGCGCCGCCGCCCGGCTCGCCCTGCGGACCGCCCTGGAACGTGGGATTCCGGTGAGCGTGGACCCGGCGTCGGCGGGGTTCCTGGCGGAGCTGGGCCCGAAGCGGTTCCTGGAGTACGCCGAGGGGGCCGAGCTGCTGCTGCCGAACGCGGACGAGGCCCGGCTGCTCACCGGCCTGCCCGAACCGGCCGACGCGGCGGCCGAGTTGAGCCGTACGTTCCCCCGGGTCGCCGTCACCCTGGGCGCCGGGGGCGCGGTCCTGGCCGCCGGGGGCGCGGTGACGGGACGGGTCCGCGCCGGGCCGGTCCGCGAACCGGTCGACTCGACGGGCGCGGGTGACGCGTTCACCGGCGGGTTCCTCGCGGCGCTGCTGGCCGGGGCGGACGACAGGGCTGCGGCGGAGGCGGGCTGCCGGGCCGGGGCCGAGGCGGTCGCCACGGTGGGCGGCCGCCCCTCCACGTAA
- a CDS encoding uridine kinase: protein MRLEAITWERLAGGLARHADGLTAADGSPRLALGIDGAPAARTADLAERLADELRLRGRSVLVVPTEGFLRPASLRFEYGKEDPDAYADSWFDTGALWREVFGPLEAGGSGRVLPDLWDPVTDRATRAPYREVPEGGVVIVHGPLLLGHWFPFALSVHVRLSEGALRRRTREAERWTLPAFARYEEEVAPAERADVVVRADDPLHPAWSGLA, encoded by the coding sequence GTGCGACTCGAAGCGATCACCTGGGAACGGCTGGCCGGTGGGCTGGCCCGGCACGCGGACGGCCTGACCGCCGCCGACGGATCACCCCGGCTCGCCCTCGGCATCGACGGCGCCCCGGCCGCCCGCACCGCTGACCTGGCCGAACGCCTCGCCGATGAGCTGCGGCTGCGCGGCCGGTCGGTGCTCGTGGTCCCCACCGAGGGGTTTCTGCGCCCGGCGAGCCTGCGGTTCGAGTACGGGAAGGAGGACCCGGACGCGTACGCGGACAGCTGGTTCGACACGGGCGCGCTCTGGCGCGAGGTGTTCGGGCCGCTGGAGGCGGGCGGCTCCGGGCGGGTGCTGCCCGACCTGTGGGACCCGGTGACGGACCGGGCCACGCGGGCGCCGTACCGGGAGGTGCCGGAGGGCGGGGTGGTGATCGTGCACGGGCCGCTGCTGCTCGGCCACTGGTTCCCGTTCGCGCTGAGCGTTCATGTGCGGCTCTCGGAGGGCGCGTTGCGGCGGCGCACGCGGGAGGCGGAGCGGTGGACGCTTCCTGCTTTCGCCCGGTACGAGGAGGAGGTGGCGCCCGCCGAACGCGCGGACGTGGTGGTGCGGGCGGACGACCCGCTCCATCCGGCGTGGTCGGGGTTGGCCTAG
- a CDS encoding transcriptional regulator has protein sequence MSRLRRMPRQQPAAQRPVRRRSYDQFCATARALDSVGDRWTLLIVRELLAGPRRYTDLHADLPGVSTDVLASRLKDMEQGGLAVRRKLPPPAAASVYELTERGHGLLPVLTALAEWGAPALTERRPTDAVRAHWFALPLLRALTGLAQEGVLEVRLDEGEFHVRTGRGAAIEPGSELYGFGPAPRPDARITLAAELCLELGRGEVTLAAAVKDGRIEVMGEGPLAAELRGG, from the coding sequence ATGTCTAGACTGCGTCGTATGCCACGTCAGCAGCCCGCCGCCCAACGCCCCGTCAGACGCCGGAGCTACGACCAGTTCTGCGCCACCGCCCGCGCCCTCGACTCCGTGGGCGACCGGTGGACGCTGCTGATCGTCCGCGAACTGCTCGCCGGACCCCGCCGCTACACCGACCTCCACGCCGATCTGCCCGGCGTCTCCACCGACGTGCTGGCCTCCCGCCTCAAGGACATGGAGCAGGGCGGCCTCGCCGTCCGCCGCAAGCTCCCGCCGCCCGCCGCGGCCTCGGTCTACGAACTGACCGAGCGCGGCCACGGCCTCCTCCCCGTTCTCACCGCCCTCGCCGAGTGGGGCGCCCCCGCCCTCACCGAACGCCGCCCCACCGACGCCGTGCGCGCCCACTGGTTCGCCCTGCCCCTGCTGCGCGCGCTGACCGGTCTCGCCCAGGAGGGCGTCCTCGAAGTCCGGCTGGACGAGGGCGAGTTCCATGTCCGTACGGGGAGGGGCGCGGCGATCGAGCCCGGGAGCGAGCTGTACGGGTTCGGCCCGGCGCCCCGGCCCGACGCCCGTATCACCCTCGCCGCCGAACTCTGCCTGGAGCTGGGGCGCGGCGAGGTCACCCTCGCGGCGGCGGTCAAGGACGGCCGGATCGAGGTGATGGGGGAGGGGCCGCTCGCCGCCGAGCTGCGGGGCGGGTGA
- a CDS encoding aminotransferase (broad specificity; family IV; in Corynebacterium glutamicum this protein can use glutamate, 2-aminobutyrate, and aspartate as amino donors and pyruvate as the acceptor), with protein MEFRQSSKLNEVCYEIRGPVIEHANALEEAGHSVLRLNTGNPALFGFEAPEEIVQDMIRMLPQAHGYTDSRGILSARRAVAQRYQAMGLTEVGVDDIFLGNGVSELISMAVQALLEDGDEVLIPAPDFPLWTAVTTLAGGKAVHYICDEGSDWNPDLADMASKITDRTKAVVIINPNNPTGAVYPREILEGILDLARRHHLMVFADEIYDQILYDGAEHHSAAVLAPDLVCLTFSGLSKTYRVAGFRSGWMVVSGPQQHARNYLEGLTMLASMRLCPNAPAQYAIQAALGGRQSIRELVAPGGRLHEQRDRAWERLNEIPGVSCVKPKGALYAFPRIDPKVHPIVDDEKFVLDLLLREKIQVVQGTGFSWPRPDHFRILTLPYADDLDAAISRIGRFLNGYRQ; from the coding sequence ATGGAGTTCCGGCAGTCCAGCAAGCTCAACGAGGTCTGTTACGAGATCCGGGGCCCGGTCATCGAGCATGCCAACGCCCTGGAGGAGGCGGGCCACAGCGTGCTCCGGCTCAACACGGGCAACCCGGCGCTCTTCGGCTTCGAGGCGCCGGAGGAGATCGTCCAGGACATGATCCGGATGCTGCCCCAGGCCCACGGCTACACCGATTCGCGCGGCATCCTCTCCGCGCGGCGGGCGGTGGCCCAGCGCTACCAGGCCATGGGGCTCACCGAGGTCGGCGTGGACGACATCTTCCTCGGCAACGGGGTCTCCGAGCTGATCTCGATGGCCGTGCAGGCGCTGCTGGAGGACGGCGACGAAGTGCTGATCCCGGCCCCGGACTTCCCGCTCTGGACGGCGGTGACCACGCTCGCGGGCGGCAAGGCCGTGCACTACATCTGCGACGAGGGCTCCGACTGGAACCCGGACCTCGCCGACATGGCGTCGAAGATCACCGACCGGACCAAGGCCGTCGTGATCATCAACCCGAACAACCCGACGGGCGCGGTCTATCCGCGCGAGATCCTGGAAGGCATCCTGGATCTGGCCCGTCGGCACCACCTGATGGTCTTCGCGGACGAGATCTACGACCAGATCCTGTACGACGGGGCCGAGCACCACAGCGCGGCCGTCCTCGCCCCGGACCTGGTCTGCCTCACCTTCAGCGGGCTCTCGAAGACGTACCGGGTGGCCGGGTTCCGCTCCGGCTGGATGGTGGTCTCCGGTCCGCAGCAGCACGCCCGCAACTATCTGGAGGGCCTGACCATGCTGGCCTCCATGCGGCTGTGCCCCAACGCGCCCGCGCAGTACGCCATTCAGGCCGCGCTCGGCGGTCGGCAGTCCATCCGGGAGCTGGTCGCGCCGGGCGGCAGACTGCACGAGCAGCGCGACCGGGCCTGGGAGCGGCTGAACGAGATCCCCGGCGTCTCGTGCGTGAAGCCGAAGGGCGCGCTGTACGCGTTCCCGCGCATCGATCCGAAGGTCCACCCCATCGTCGACGACGAGAAGTTCGTCCTGGACCTGCTGCTGCGCGAGAAGATCCAGGTGGTGCAGGGCACGGGCTTCAGCTGGCCGCGCCCGGACCACTTCCGCATCCTGACCCTCCCGTACGCCGACGACCTCGACGCGGCCATCAGCCGCATCGGCCGCTTCCTGAACGGATACCGCCAGTGA
- a CDS encoding peptidase, which yields MTCALCPVPVHTQFATAALVGAIVEGGLDPAEDPGWAESGASSPAEYARWAGHLCGMTCLRMALGADAPSLFELRDGALKYGAYTEDADGTIRGLVYAPFAEYVSEVYGREATVHRHLEVTEIAALLDAGRTVLASVHYGIRHPERPAPGRGGHLVLVTARTADGSGLHFHNPSGTDAGTRAAVLPVAEFERFFAGRGVSLA from the coding sequence GTGACCTGTGCCCTCTGCCCCGTCCCCGTCCACACCCAGTTCGCCACGGCCGCGCTGGTGGGGGCGATCGTGGAGGGCGGGCTCGACCCGGCCGAGGACCCGGGCTGGGCGGAGTCGGGAGCGTCGTCGCCCGCCGAGTACGCGCGCTGGGCAGGTCATCTGTGCGGTATGACCTGCCTGCGCATGGCGCTCGGCGCCGACGCCCCCTCGCTGTTCGAACTGCGGGACGGGGCGCTGAAGTACGGGGCGTACACGGAGGACGCGGACGGAACGATCCGGGGCCTGGTCTACGCCCCCTTCGCGGAGTACGTCAGTGAGGTGTACGGGCGCGAGGCCACGGTCCACCGGCACCTGGAGGTGACCGAGATCGCCGCGCTGCTGGACGCGGGCCGGACCGTGCTGGCCTCGGTCCACTACGGCATCCGGCATCCGGAGCGGCCGGCTCCGGGGCGGGGCGGGCATCTGGTGCTGGTGACCGCACGGACGGCCGACGGGTCCGGTCTGCACTTCCACAACCCGTCGGGGACGGATGCCGGGACGCGGGCGGCCGTGCTGCCGGTGGCGGAGTTCGAGCGGTTCTTCGCGGGGCGGGGTGTGTCACTGGCGTGA
- a CDS encoding ATP-dependent helicase codes for MAAHGARDAVREARDPGGGEPLSADVGRLLRCAAVFLPAPVPRDGLIAFWDPRAPGDPPARDGSSFAYPDDGYADGRTPADSVPYRAGELTVVRRDGTTPPPGVRSADVPAALLSVADALPVLVRARHQASAHPATRCWGAAALHALHLVARGRLLPGLTTDGHDAWRAGPRDAEDIAHLRAVTAALPPEGYAVPLPDLDPPRLPDPEALLGSFLDAVADTLPRTPAAASAMGAPFAAREPQHLPHATAWAVEVASGLDAGVRVSLRLDLSAYELFDTADTYAVTASGEAAPEYAEHVVRPDDPAVRHAAAAVVQVHSLADPTYVVDAAALWNGTAGEPFGPRARVDAVLALRRAARVWGPLERLLDQPVPDVLAITEDELYELLSDAGARLAAAGVHVHWPRELARSLTAAAVVRPAPGSATDGTSFFDAEQLFAFDWQLSLGDERLTEAEMDTLAEAHRPVVRLRDQWVIVDPALVRKARKRELGLLDPVEALAVALTGSAEVDGEQVEAVPTGALAALRTRILADDTAIAPPPGLDATLRDYQLRGLAWLDRMTSLGLGGCLADDMGLGKTITLIALHLHRARRAPTLVVCPASLLGNWHREIHRFAPGVPVRRFHGTDRTLGGQDGGFVLTTYGTMRSSAPQLAAHTWGLVVADEAQHVKNPHSSTAKALRTIPAPARVALTGTPVENNLSELWALLDWTTPGLLGPLKAFRARHARIVESTDTAAGLGNEEAVERLARLVRPFLLRRKKSDPGIAPELPPKTETDHPVSLTREQATLYEAAVRETMAQIEGAEGIARRGLVMKLLTSLKQVCNHPAQYLKEEPTRLTGRSGKLALLDELLDTILSEGGSVLIFTQYVTMAELLSAHLASRAIPSQLLHGGTPVPARERMVDRFQSAEVPVFLLSLKAAGTGLNLTRAAHVIHYDRWWNPAVEEQATDRAYRIGQTQPVQVHRLIAEGTVEDRIAELLESKRALADAVLSTGESALTELSDRDLADLVSLRRPA; via the coding sequence ATGGCGGCACACGGGGCACGTGACGCGGTGCGGGAAGCGCGCGACCCGGGCGGCGGCGAGCCGCTGAGCGCGGACGTCGGCCGCCTGCTGCGCTGTGCGGCGGTCTTTCTGCCCGCCCCCGTCCCGAGAGACGGGCTGATCGCTTTCTGGGACCCCCGGGCCCCCGGCGATCCGCCCGCGCGTGACGGGTCCTCCTTCGCCTACCCGGACGACGGTTACGCGGACGGCCGGACCCCGGCCGACTCCGTGCCGTACCGCGCGGGTGAGCTCACGGTCGTCCGGCGGGACGGGACCACACCACCCCCTGGTGTCCGGAGCGCCGACGTGCCCGCCGCGCTGCTCTCCGTGGCCGACGCGCTGCCCGTGCTCGTCCGCGCCCGGCACCAGGCGTCCGCCCACCCCGCCACCCGCTGCTGGGGCGCCGCCGCGCTGCACGCCCTCCACCTGGTCGCGCGCGGCAGACTGCTGCCCGGCCTCACGACGGACGGCCACGACGCCTGGCGGGCCGGGCCGAGGGACGCCGAGGACATCGCGCACCTGCGGGCGGTCACCGCGGCGCTGCCGCCCGAGGGGTACGCGGTGCCGCTCCCGGACCTCGATCCGCCCCGGCTCCCCGATCCGGAGGCGCTGCTCGGCTCCTTCCTGGACGCCGTCGCCGACACGCTCCCGCGCACCCCGGCCGCCGCCTCCGCGATGGGCGCCCCCTTCGCCGCGCGTGAGCCCCAGCACCTGCCCCACGCCACCGCCTGGGCCGTCGAGGTGGCCTCCGGCCTGGACGCGGGCGTACGGGTCTCGCTCCGGCTGGACCTCTCCGCGTACGAGCTGTTCGACACCGCCGACACCTACGCCGTCACGGCCTCCGGGGAGGCCGCCCCGGAGTACGCGGAGCACGTGGTGCGTCCCGACGACCCGGCGGTCCGCCATGCCGCTGCGGCCGTCGTCCAGGTGCACAGCCTCGCCGACCCGACGTACGTGGTCGACGCGGCGGCCCTGTGGAACGGCACGGCGGGCGAGCCGTTCGGGCCGCGCGCCCGGGTCGACGCGGTGCTGGCGCTGCGCCGGGCCGCCCGGGTCTGGGGACCGCTGGAACGGCTGCTGGACCAGCCCGTCCCCGATGTCCTCGCGATCACCGAGGACGAGCTGTACGAGCTGCTGAGCGACGCGGGCGCCCGGCTGGCGGCGGCGGGGGTCCATGTCCACTGGCCGCGCGAGCTGGCCCGTTCGCTCACGGCCGCCGCCGTCGTGCGGCCCGCGCCCGGATCGGCCACCGACGGCACCTCCTTCTTCGACGCCGAGCAGCTCTTCGCCTTCGACTGGCAGCTCTCCCTGGGGGACGAGCGGCTGACCGAGGCGGAGATGGACACCCTCGCCGAGGCCCACCGCCCGGTGGTGCGGCTGCGCGACCAGTGGGTGATCGTCGACCCCGCGCTCGTACGCAAGGCACGCAAGCGGGAGCTCGGCCTGCTGGACCCGGTGGAGGCGCTGGCCGTCGCCCTCACCGGGAGCGCCGAGGTGGACGGGGAGCAGGTCGAGGCCGTGCCGACCGGCGCCCTCGCCGCGCTCCGTACGCGCATCCTCGCCGACGACACGGCGATCGCCCCGCCGCCCGGACTCGACGCGACCCTGCGCGACTACCAGCTGCGCGGACTGGCCTGGCTGGACCGGATGACCTCGCTCGGGCTCGGCGGCTGCCTCGCCGACGACATGGGCCTCGGCAAGACGATCACCCTCATCGCCCTCCATCTGCACCGCGCGCGCCGGGCCCCCACCCTGGTCGTCTGCCCCGCCTCCCTCCTCGGCAACTGGCACCGGGAGATCCACCGCTTCGCCCCCGGTGTCCCGGTCCGCCGCTTCCACGGCACCGACCGGACCCTGGGCGGGCAGGACGGCGGCTTCGTCCTCACCACGTACGGCACGATGCGCTCCAGCGCACCCCAGCTCGCCGCGCACACCTGGGGCCTGGTCGTCGCCGACGAGGCCCAGCACGTCAAGAACCCGCACTCCTCCACCGCGAAGGCCCTGCGCACCATCCCCGCCCCGGCCAGGGTCGCCCTCACCGGCACCCCCGTGGAGAACAACCTCTCCGAGCTCTGGGCCCTGCTCGACTGGACGACCCCCGGACTGCTCGGCCCGCTCAAGGCGTTCCGGGCCCGGCACGCCCGGATCGTGGAGAGCACGGACACGGCCGCGGGCCTCGGCAACGAGGAGGCGGTCGAACGGCTCGCCCGGCTGGTCCGCCCCTTCCTGCTCCGCCGCAAGAAGTCCGACCCCGGCATCGCCCCCGAGCTGCCGCCCAAGACGGAGACCGACCACCCCGTCTCCCTCACCCGGGAGCAGGCCACGCTCTACGAGGCGGCGGTGCGCGAGACGATGGCGCAGATCGAGGGCGCCGAGGGCATCGCCCGCCGCGGTCTCGTCATGAAGCTGCTGACCTCGCTCAAGCAGGTCTGCAACCACCCGGCGCAGTATCTGAAGGAGGAGCCCACCCGGCTCACCGGCCGCTCCGGCAAGCTCGCCCTGCTCGACGAACTGCTCGACACGATCCTCTCCGAGGGCGGCTCGGTCCTGATCTTCACCCAGTACGTGACGATGGCCGAGCTCCTCTCCGCGCACCTCGCCTCCCGGGCGATCCCGTCCCAGCTCCTGCACGGCGGTACGCCGGTGCCCGCGCGGGAACGGATGGTGGACCGCTTCCAGTCCGCCGAGGTCCCCGTCTTCCTGCTCTCCCTCAAGGCCGCCGGGACCGGGCTGAACCTGACCCGCGCCGCCCATGTCATCCACTACGACCGCTGGTGGAACCCGGCCGTGGAGGAGCAGGCCACCGACCGGGCGTACCGCATCGGGCAGACCCAGCCCGTGCAGGTCCACCGCCTCATCGCGGAGGGCACGGTGGAGGACCGGATCGCCGAGCTGCTGGAGTCCAAGCGGGCCCTCGCGGACGCGGTCCTCTCCACCGGCGAGAGCGCCCTCACCGAGCTCAGCGACCGCGATCTCGCCGACCTCGTCTCGCTGCGGAGGCCCGCATGA